A part of Aegilops tauschii subsp. strangulata cultivar AL8/78 chromosome 2, Aet v6.0, whole genome shotgun sequence genomic DNA contains:
- the LOC109743889 gene encoding aspartyl protease 37-like produces MEAMPLLLFLALLVLPAYCLQSPRQSYHLELARVDAADTGSLNISDHELLRRAIQRSRDRLASITPRLYPTRNRKVVVGEAPVLSAGGEYLVKLGLGTPQHCFTAAIDTASDLIWTQCQPCVKCYRQKDPVFNPMASTTYAVVPCNSDTCDELDTHRCGRSGSEDDDDDDVCQYTYTYGGNSTTRGTLAVDKLTIGEDSFHGVVFGCSSSSVGGPPAEVSGVVGLGRGPLSLVSQLSVRRFMYCLPPPASRSAGRLVLGADATAMRNASDRIVVPMSINPRYPSYYYLNLNGLSIGDKAMSSSFRSIMNATTPGTSDPDPNVAASPMPVSGDGDGGGGTGPNAFGMIIDIASTITFLEESLYEELVDDLEEEIRLPRGSGSSLGLDLCFILPNGVPMSRVYAPSMSLAFDGEWLKLEKELLFVEDRESGMMCLMIGKTDGVSILGNYQQQNIQVMYNLRRERITFVKTNCESMTH; encoded by the coding sequence ATGGAGGCCATGCCGCTGCTGCTCTTCCTCGCCCTCCTCGTCCTCCCGGCGTACTGCCTGCAGTCGCCGCGGCAGTCCTACCACCTCGAACTCGCCCGCGTCGACGCCGCGGACACGGGAAGCCTCAACATCAGCGACCATGAGCTCCTCCGGCGCGCCATCCAGCGCAGCCGGGACCGGCTGGCCAGCATCACGCCCCGCCTGTACCCGACCCGCAACCGCAAGGTGGTGGTGGGCGAGGCCCCGGTGCTGTCGGCCGGGGGCGAGTACCTGGTGAAGCTCGGCCTGGGCACGCCGCAGCACTGCTTCACGGCGGCCATCGACACGGCCAGCGACCTCATCTGGACGCAGTGCCAGCCGTGCGTCAAGTGCTACCGCCAGAAGGACCCCGTGTTCAACCCCATGGCCTCGACCACCTACGCCGTGGTGCCGTGCAACAGCGACACGTGCGACGAGCTGGACACCCACCGGTGCGGCCGCAGCGgcagcgaggacgacgacgacgacgacgtgTGCCAGTACACCTACACGTACGGCGGGAACTCGACGACGAGGGGCACGCTGGCCGTCGACAAGCTGACCATCGGCGAGGACTCGTTCCACGGCGTCGTCTTCGGCTGCAGCAGCTCCAGCGTCGGGGGGCCGCCCGCGGAGGTGTCGGGGGTGGTGGGCCTCGGCCGCGGGCCGCTCTCGCTGGTGTCCCAGCTGTCGGTGCGGAGGTTCATGTACTGCCTGCCCCCGCCGGCCTCCAGGAGCGCGGGGAGGCTGGTCCTCGGCGCCGACGCCACGGCCATGCGCAACGCGTCGGACCGGATCGTGGTGCCCATGTCCATCAACCCGCGGTACCCGTCCTACTACTACCTCAACCTCAACGGGCTGTCCATCGGcgacaaggccatgtcctcctcCTTCAGGAGCATCATGAACGCGACGACTCCAGGTACTTCAGACCCCGACCCCAACGTGGCGGCGTCTCCCATGCCCGTgtccggcgacggcgacggcggcggcggcacggggccGAACGCGTTCGGGATGATCATCGACATCGCGTCGACGATCACGTTCCTGGAGGAGTCGCTGTACGAGGAGCTGGTGGACGACCTGGAGGAGGAGATCAGGCTGCCGCGGGGTTCCGGGTCGAGCCTGGGGCTGGACCTCTGCTTCATCCTGCCCAACGGGGTGCCGATGAGCCGCGTGTACGCGCCGTCCATGTCGCTGGCGTTCGACGGGGAGTGGCTCAAGCTGGAGAAGGAGCTGCTGTTCGTGGAGGACAGGGAGAGCGGGATGATGTGCCTCATGATCGGCAAGACGGACGGGGTATCTATCCTCGGCAACTACCAGCAGCAGAACATTCAGGTCATGTACAACCTGCGCCGGGAGAGGATCACCTTCGTCAAGACCAACTGCGAATCCATGACTCACTAG
- the LOC109743898 gene encoding gamma-glutamylcyclotransferase 2-3, translating to MVMWVFGYGSLVWNPGFAYDARLVGFVRDYRRVFYQGSTDHRGTPEFPGRTVTLEHQPGSTCWGVAYKISREQDKQTALEYLEVREKQYDEKVYLDLYTDSSPKIPEVQDMMVYLATTNKEANQNYLGPAPLEEMAKQIYLAEGPTGPNKEYLFKLEDALNKIGVVDQHVQDLANAVRKYADSL from the exons ATGGTGATGTGGGTGTTCGGCTACGGCTCCCTGGTGTGGAACCCCGGGTTCGCCTACGACGCCCGCCTCGTCGGCTTCGTCAGGGACTACCGCCGCGTCTTCTACCAGG GGAGCACGGACCACAGGGGCACGCCGGAATTCCCCGGGAGGACCGTCACGCTCGAGCACCAGCCCGGGTCCACATGC TGGGGAGTTGCTTACAAAATTTCAAGGGAGCAAGATAAGCAGACAGCCCTGGAG TATCTGGAAGTAAGAGAGAAGCAATATGATGAGAAGGTTTACCTTGACTTGTATACA GATTCTTCCCCCAAAATACCAGAAGTCCAAGATATGATGGT ATATTTAGCCACCACAAATAAGGAGGCCAACCAAAACTATCTGGGTCCTGCTCCGCTGGAAGAAATGGCCAA GCAAATCTACCTTGCTGAAGGCCCGACTGGACCTAATAAAGAGTATTTGTTCAAGCTCGAGGACGCGTTAAACAAAATAG GAGTTGTGGATCAACATGTTCAGGATTTGGCGAATGCTGTGCGCAAGTATGCAGATAGTTTGTAA
- the LOC109743979 gene encoding F-box protein FBW2-like, whose translation MKRRNPPSGAGLPAGEGSGWEAKWERPNGRWRGRQPAPVVKWSHAEAMKKKPKVGGGAALVGDGGGWRMETEAEMVGLDGRSCGGRGFFGTSWAEAAEKSADAATGGGENEWRLPETEKASPCEAVEGGGGGDARGDEVKEELYDWRWTEAVSPEIMALILRGRFAADEIARGPSAVCRAWREAAASPDMWGDVDIEAWCRRIKCRVRADAAVRRLVARSQGTIRRLSAYRVGDAALAYVAASGKLLNVLLIPMSEISDQAVEKYVKCFTALRVLDISYCVKVTSRGMEAIGRQCKSLAQLKRNMPPPQPPLGNNAAPTVVEDEALAVANTMPMLTQLELAYGLFSDIGLDAILNQCPLLRTLDILGSLNVRLDGDIEDRCCALESFREPWEPEYHEYSSSGGDGDYDDTESDD comes from the exons ATGAAGCGTCGGAACCCTCCGTCCGGCGCCGGATTGCCCGCAGGAGAGGGCTCGGGGTGGGAGGCGAAGTGGGAGCGGCCTAATGGGCGTTGGAGAGGGAGACAGCCGGCGCCCGTGGTGAAGTGGTCGCACGCCGAGGCCATGAAGAAGAAGCCCAAAGTTGGTGGCGGAGCAGCCTTGGTCGGAGATGGCGGAGGGTGGCGGATGGAGACGGAGGCGGAAATGGTGGGGCTTGATGGACGAAGCTGCGGCGGAAGAGGGTTTTTTGGAACGAGctgggcggaggcggcggagaagAGCGCGGATGCGGCCACCGGCGGAGGAGAGAACGAGTGGCGTTTGCCGGAGACGGAAAAGGCGAGTCCTTGCGAGGCCGTGGAAGGGGGCGGTGGAGGAGATGCGAGGGGCGATGAGGTCAAGGAGGAACTGTACGATTGGAGGTGGACGGAGGCTGTGAGCCCGGAGATAATGGCGCTGATACTGCGGGGCAGGTTCGCCGCCGACGAGATTGCGCGCGGGCCCTCGGCGGTGTGCAGGGCGTGGAGGGAGGCCGCTGCGTCGCCGGACATGTGGGGGGACGTGGACATCGAGGCCTGGTGCCGCCGCATCAAGTGCCGTGTCAGGGCCGACGCAGCTGTGCGCCGCCTTGTCGCCCGCTCCCAGGGCACGATCCGGCGGCTCTCAGCCTACCGTGTCGGCGACGCTGCGCTTGCCTATGTCGCCGCCTC TGGGAAATTGCTTAATGTCCTCCTGATCCCGATGAGCGAGATATCTGACCAAGCCGTGGAGAAGTACGTGAAATGCTTTACTGCCCTAAGAGTGTTGGACATCAGTTACTGCGTGAAAGTCACATCGAGAGGCATGGAAGCAATAGGCCGACAATGCAAGTCGCTTGCTCAGCTGAAGAGGAACATGCCTCCTCCACAGCCTCCCCTGGGCAACAATGCAGCACCTACGGTGGTTGAAGACGAGGCCCTGGCGGTTGCAAATACCATGCCGATGCTTACACAACTTGAGCTTGCATATGGTTTGTTCAGTGATATTGGCCTAGATGCCATCCTCAACCAATGCCCTCTGCTGCGTACACTGGACATACTTGGCAGCTTGAATGTCAGGCTCGACGGCGACATCGAGGACAGATGCTGCGCTCTCGAGTCGTTCCGGGAGCCATGGGAGCCTGAGTATCACGAGTACTCGAGCAGTGGTGGCGATGGCGACTACGATGACACCGAAAGCGATGATTGA